Sequence from the Silvibacterium dinghuense genome:
CATCGGCCTTGAGACGCGCGGCTCCGCCGATCCCGCCTACTGGATGCGGACCTATTACCGCCACGCCCGCACCATCTATCGCCGCGCCGTTCTGCTCCTCGATGACCTGCCGCCCGCCCGCCGCTCTTTCTACAAGCAGTTCCGCCGCAAGCGCACTCCCATCGCCGGCACCGATTTCTACTTGGAGCAGGGCCGCCTGGAGCTCAGCGAAGGCGCAGCCGATATCGACGGCGACAGCATCCTCCGCATCTTCGGCCTCATGGCCAACCACGGCTACAAGCTCAGCCAGAACGTCGAAGACCGCATCACCGACAGCCTCCCGGTGCTCGCCGTGCACATGCCCGAGGGACCGTTCCTCTGGAACTGCCTGCGCGAAGTGCTCCTCGGCCCCTACGCTGCGCACGCCCTGCGCACCATGCATGCGCTGGGCATCCTCGAGCTGCTCATCCCTGAATTCCACGGCATCGATTCGCTGGTCATCCGCGACTCCTACCACCGCTATACCGTCGACGAGCACACCTTCCTGGTCATCGACAACGTGCACGCGCTGCGCCAGCCCCATCACGAATGGGAAAAGCGCTATGCCACGCTCTTGCCGGAGATCGACCGCTTCGACCTCTTCCTGCTCGCCCTGCTCATGCACGACATCGGCAAGGGCCGCCGCACCGGCAATCACGCCCTGCAAAGCGTCGAGCTCAGCGAAAACCTTTTCGCCCGCCTCGAATTCGACATGGAGGAGCGCGAGACCGTCCGCCGCATCATCCGCAACCACCTGGCCATGTCCCAGGCGCTGCGCCGCGACATCTTCGCTCCGGAAACCGTGCGCGCCTTCGCCGACAAGATCGGCACCCAGCAGCAGCTCAAGATGCTGACGCTGATGACCTACGCCGACATCAAGGCAGTCGCTCCCGATGCCCTGACGCCATGGAAGGCCGAAAACCTCTGGCAGCTCTACATGGGCACGTCGAATTTCCTCGATCGCAGTGTCGATGAAGTCCGCTACCACGTGGATACCGATCCCACCACGCTCAACCGGATTCTCGCCCTCGCTCCCGAGCGCGCTGCCGAGCTTCGCCGCTTCCTCGAAGGCTTTCCGCAGCGCTACCTGCAGACACGCCTCCCCGAAGTCGTACGCGGCCATTTCACCATGGCCCTGGCACTCCCCGAAGAGCCCGTCCAGCTGCACTTCCGCACCGTCCGTCAGCTCGGCGAAATCTCGCTCGTCACTCAGGATCGCCCCATGCTCTTCGCCGATGTGGCCGGCGTACTCGCATCGTGGGGCATGAACATCGTCAAGGCCGACGCCTTCTCCAACGCCGCCGGCGTCATCGTCGATACCTTCCAGTTCACCGATCCCTTCCAGACTCTTTCCCTGAATCCCTCCGAGATCGACCGCTTCCTGCAGAGCATCCGCGATGTCGTCTCGCGCAAGGTGCCCATCGATAAGCTCCTGGGCGCCCGCCGCCACGCAGGCCGCCGTGCACAGGCCAAGGTCGCCATCGATGCCCGCATCGAGTTCGACAACGACTCCTCTTCGCACAGCACGCTGCTTCAGGTCGTCGCACAGGACACATCGGGCCTGCTGCGTGAGATTGCCAAGAGCTTCGCCCGCTGCGGCTGCAACATCGAAGTCGCGCTCATCGACACTGAAGGCGAAATGGCCATCGACGTCTTCTATCTCACCGCAAGCGGCAACAAGCTCAATGACGAGACACAGCGGCTGCTGACGATCTCCCTCAAGCAGGCCCTCAGCGAGATGAAGTAGAGCTGCACCGGCAGCTCTTGCTTGCTCCAGGGTGTAGCAACATGGCCTTGCATCCATAGCAAAGAAGTGTCATCCGCAGAGAAACCTCATCCCGGCCAGAGCATGTTCCTAAACGCTTGTCATCCCGACCGGAGCGAGACGTTTTTTTGTCTCGCGAAGTGGAGGGACCTGCGGTTCTCTCATCCGGCGAAGATCGAGAGTGCCCCATCCAAGCCCGCAGTTGGCCTGGGTAGGATGGCCAGTCCTTACAACTCTTACTTCAGATAAGCCCGCACCAGATCGATCAGGTCCTCGGCCAGGTCAACCGGCAGCGTTCCCTCTTTGTCCGGGGCCTTCATATGGTGGCGAATATGATCCTCCAGCACCTCGGCCATCAGGCTGTTGATCCCGCCGCGGATATTCGCCAGCAGCATCAGCACATCCGCGCAGTCATCGCCTGAGGAAAGCGATCGCTCGATCGCATCCACCTGTCCACGGATTCTCCGGATACGCGCAATCAGTTTCTGCTTCTCTTTATCTGCCTGTGTCATACCTCTACCATACCTGTCCGGAAGATACGTCCGGGAGTTGACTATATCCTAGGGGGGTATGCTATAAACTGTCCAGCCGCAGATTCCCCCTCGCTCCTCGTATCCGCCCCGGGAATCTCTTCGCCCTGTAATTACGCTGCAATCTTCCCGGAAGAAGATTGCTCCTGCATCCCAGAATGGCCCTTGCCTGTGCCCGAGCACAGGTTTCCGGAGGAAGTTTGCGTTCTGCTCTTGCCTACATCTGCCTGCTGACCGCCCTGGCATCGCCGGTCGCTCAGGCTCAGTCCATGTTGCCGGACGCCCCTGCCGCGCAGGCAGCCTCGCACGCCATGCTCGTGCAGGCCCGCTTTCCGCTGCCTCCCGGACTGTCCTTTGATCTCGCGCCCGGCGCGGATGCCGCGCGTCAGCAGCCTGAGCCCGAACCCCAGCCCTCGACCACCTTCTTTCCCCATCCGGACGACACTCGCTATTACCTCGCCGGACAGGCCAACATCATCTTCCAGGCCCATCCCTCGTTCCACTCGCCCTACCAGGGCACGAACAGCTTCCACGGAGCCGGCGAGTACAAGACCTCGCTGCTCGGCACGCTCTACGGCGGCTATCAGCCGCACCGCAATATCCGCTACAACACCGATTTCATCGTCGACATGGAAAGCGCCGGCGGACGCGGCATGAGCGAAGCCCTCGGCCTGGCCGGCTTCACCAATCTCGACGTGGTGCGCAACCCGAATCTCGGCACCTCGCCCTATCTCGCCCGCGGCGTCATCAAGCAGACCTTCGGCCTCACCGATGAGACCATCGATGCCGAGCGCAGCTATTTCTCCCTGCCCACCAAGGTGCCGGTGCGCCGCTTTGTGGCGATGATCGGCAAGATGAGCCTGCCCGATGTCTTCGACCTCAACTCCATCGGCAGCGACAGCCATCTGCAGTTCATGAACTGGACCGTGGACAACAACGGTGCATGGGACTACGCCGCCGATACGCGCGGCTATACCGTCGGCGGCGTGCTCGAATACGACGACCGCGACTGGAGCATGCGTTACGGCATCTTTGCCATGCCCACCGTCGCCAACGGCATCGATCTCGACTGGGCCTTCTCGCGCGCCCGCGGGCAGAACTGGGAGTTCGAGCTGCGGCGCTCGCTGATCCACGGCCGCAAGGGTACCGAGCGCATCCTCGCCTACGTGAACAACGCCCACATGGGTGACTACCGCGAGGCGGTGAACGCCTACCTCACCGGTCACGACGCCACACCCAACGTCGACGCCCACGCCCACTTCAGCGCAGTGAAGTACGGCTTTACCTGGAACAACGAGCAGGAGATCACCGACCACCTGCGCCTCTTCAGCCGCTTCGGCTGGAACGAGGGCCAGCATGAGTCCTACGCCTACACCGAGGTCGACCAGACCGTCGAAGTCGGCGGCGACTACGCGGGCAGCGCCTGGGGACGCGCCGCGGACAAGGCCGGCCTCACCTTCGTCAGCAACGCCATCAAGAAGGATCACCAGAACTACCTGGCCTACGGCGGACTCGGCTTCATCCTCGGCGACGGCAGACTGAACTACGGCCGCGAAAACATCGAAGAGAGCTACTACAACCTGCACACCTGGAAGGGCCTCTACTTCGCCCTCGACCTGCAGCACATCAACAACCCCGGCTACAACCGTGACCGCGGCCCGGTCTGGGTCCCCTCCGTCCGCGCCCACGTCGACTTCTAACCGTCAATCGCCCAGCGCTCAAAAGCCCTGCCATCCCGACCGGAGCATGCGTTCTTCACGTTGTCATTCCGACCGGAGCGAACCGGGGTTCCCGGCGCGCCCGATGTTGGCGCGCTGGGGTGGGGAAGCGAAGTGGAGGAACCTGCAGTTCGTCCCCATTCGCACGGACCTGGGGGAAGCAGTAAGCTGCCGGGTGGCCCACTCAAGCCAGCCGTCGGCTTGAGTGGGTCACATACAACCTGCGGCTATCGAGCCGGATCGAGGATCTCAATCCCCTCGGCACTGCCGATCACCACCTGGCTGGTCATGCCGAGGAAAAGGCCATGCTCCACCACACCCACCGTGCGGTTGAAGGCCTCGGCTGCGTCCTCAGGGGAAAGCCCGGAGCCGGGCAGATCGCAGTGCAGGATGTAGTGCTGGCCGTCGGTGATGTAGGGCTTGCCGTCCTCGTGCACACGCAGCTCGGGAGCAAAACCCAGGTCGCGGAGGCGCTTGGCCGTCGATTCCCATCCAAAGGGAACGACCTCGACAGGAACCTGGAAGACCGAACCGAGAACATCCACAATCTTGCGCGGATCGACCGCAATCAGCAGGCGATCCGCAATAATCTCGACCAGCTTCTCGCGCAGCAGCGCGCCGCCATGTCCCTTGATGAGCGACAGGCTGCCACGCTGCACCTCGTCCGCCCCGTCCACAGCAAGGTCCAGGCGGGGAGTCTCGGCAAAATTCGTAATGGGAATGCCCAGCGCGACGGCCTGGTGATGCGACTGGATGGAGGTAGCAATCGCCTTGATGCGCAGACCTTCCTTGACGCGGCGACCCACCTCGTCGATGACCAGCTTGGAGGTAGTGCCGGAACCGAGGCCGACGGCCATGCCGTCTTGAACCTGGGCAGCGGCATAAGCGGCGGCCTTGCGTTTGGCCGCCTCGGCGGGATCGTGCGGAACAGCTGTCCGGGCAGAATCTTGCGGAGAAGAAGAACTCATGCCCCGGGTGTATCACGAGGGGCATGGCGGGTTCAATTCCTGCACAGCCGCCAGAGCAGGGTCAAGGGACAAAGACCAGCCGCGTAGCCTGCTCCTTCGCATTCCAGAGGGCTTCGACCTCGCTGAGCGGTACGGCCTTCACCTCGAAGCTGTAGGGTTGAACCGCCGCCGTCGCAAAGAAATCCCGGATCGACGTCACCAGTTCCTCGAGCGAGGCGCTGCCGAAGCCGCTGCCCAGCAGCTCGAGCTTCGAGCTGCGCAGCGTGGCGGCTGGCAGCGTGATGCTGCCCCCGGCGCTCGAACCGATCTGGACATAGCGCAGGCGGCCGCTCGCACTGCGCAGCCCCTTCTGCGCAATCGCGGCGAGCAGCGCTTCGGCCGGCTGTCCCCAGAGGTAATCGAGGACCACGTCGATGCCCGCGCCGGCATACTCCTCGCGGAATGCGGCAACGAGCGCCTCCTGCGGCTGCTCCAGAGAAATCACCGCATCGGCGCCCAGGCTCTTGAGCTTCTCGAGCGCCGCAGGGTTGCGCCCGGCGGCGACCACGCGCCGGGCTCCAAGGCGCTTCGCAATCTGGACGGACATCTGCCCGGCCACACCGGTAGCGCCCAGCACCAGCACACTCTCACCGGCGGAAAACCCCGCACGCGCCTTCAATGCCGCCCAGGAAGACATGCCGGGATTCGCAATCCCGGCCGCGGTTACGTCATCCACCCCATCCGGGATGGGCAAAAGAATCGGACCGCCCGCCAGGCCGCGTTCCGCGAAGGTCCCATAAGGACTCCGTGCCACGCCGAAATAGACCCGGGTGCCGTCTTCCAGGCGGCCGGCGCCGTCAATGCCAGGCACAAAGGGCAGTTCCCCCGTGCTGCCATAGTGAGTACCGCTGGCCAGCGCCTTCACAATGGGGTGAAGACCGGCAGCGGTGATCGTAACCAGCGATTCACCAGGCTGCGGCACCGGGTCAGGAAAGCTGGTGTAGCGGGGCGGAGCAGCGAAAGAAGTAACAACAGCGGCATTCATGAATGGCTCCCGGAATCAGCAAAGAACAGCACGGCTCAGAAATTCAGGCACGAGGCAGTACCCACCTCCAGCTTAGGCCCTATCCACATAGAGCGGCATGAAAGATAAAAACATACCGCTGTACTATCATCCCCACCGGAGCATTCGTTCTTCACGTTGTCATTCCGACCGGAGCGAGACCGCTCTTACGTCTCGCGGAGTGGAGGAACCTGCTTTTCCTGCCCGCATGGGCACACCCTGGACCTGTCTCTTCTGACAAAATGCCATAGCCCCGTGGGCAGAATGAAGAAATCTCGAATCGCGCCCCATTCCTGCTTCGCAGGACAGCTCTCCTGAAAATTTCAAAACGAAGGCGACGAAGCCGGCCAAAGTCTGCTTTAATGTTGTGCGAATCGCAGCGGTGCCAACCGGTGTGACTGTGTTTGAATCTGCGGCAGGGAGGCAGGATGGCGAATCCGATGATTCCCGTGGAAGAGCAGCATGCGACGCCCGATCAAATTGAGGCGATCGACAAGCGGCGGCGCTGGGGACTGGCGCTGCAGGTCATTGCCGGGCAGTTCGGAGTCTTCGCCGTATTGCTCACCCTCTGGTCAGGCCAGGATCTGACTTACTCACCGGGTTGGATTCACCCCATGTTCTATTACAACGCCATCGCAGTCATCGCCGCACTCGGCTTTGGCAGCTACGGAGCCTACCTGCGCCGCGGTTCTCCGGAATTCTTCTAAATACTTCTGTCAATCGCAGAGACTTGAGGAAAAGGCAGGGCTAAGGCCCTGCCTTCCTTCGTCTGGAACGAATCGGGCAAGGAGAAAGACCATCCAAAGACGTGCATTTCTAAAAGCTTCAGGGAAAGCAGCCGTGGCCGCCGCAGTGGCAGCTCGCAATGGACACGCGCAAACCCTGCCTGCCGCGGTAGGCAAGGTCACTTGGATCAGCACCACCGAAAATGCTCCCTGGCAGACACGCGCACTGCGTGAACCAGGCTGGCGGTGGGACACGCTGGATCTTCTGGTCAGCGACTCGCCCGCAGGCCCGGTGATGCAGGGCTTCGGCGGGTGCTTCAACGAGCTGGGCTGGACCTCGCTGGCCTTGATCAGCGACGCGGATCGCGAGACCGTCCTCACCGAGCTCTTTGCCCCGGATAAGGGCGCAAGTCTCAACCTCTGCCGCATGCCGGTAGGCGCAAACGACTTCTCGCGCGGATGGTATGCCTACGACGAGACGCCCGGCGACTTCTCGCTCGAACACTTCAGCCTCGCCAACGATCACGAAACGCTGGTGCCCTTTATTCGCGCAGCCAAGCAGCAGAACCCGCACCTGCGCCTGTGGGCTTCGCCGTGGAGCCCGCCCACATGGATGAAGAAAAACGGCCACTATGCCGAAGCCATGCCCTTCCCCGGCTGGCCCGCAAACAACATTCGTCCCGATCAGGTCGGACATGAAGGCGAAGACATGTTCCTCCAGGAGGAGCGCTACTTCGACGCCTACGCCCGCTACTTCGGCAAATTCATCGATGGCTACCGCGCGCTCGGCATCGACATTGAGACCGTCATGCCGCAGAACGAATTCAATTCCGCGCAGGCATTCCCCAGCTGTACCTGGACGCCCGAAGGCCTCGCACGCTTCCTCCGCCATCTTGGCCCGGAGATGCAGAAGCGCGGCGTGAGCGTCTTCTTCGGCACCCTCGAACGCGGCAATCCCGAGCTCCTCAATCGCACCCTCGCCGATCCCGAGGCCGCGCGCTGGGTGCGCGGCGTAGGCATTCAGTGGGCCGGCAAGGATGCGATCGCAGCCATCCATCGCACCCATCCGGAACTTACGCTCTACCAGTCCGAGCAGGAATGCGGCGATGGCAAAAATGACTGGAGCTATGCGACCTACTGCTGGGATCTGATGCGGCATTACCTCGCCGACGGCGCAACCGGCTACATGTACTGGAACATCTCTCTGCTGCCCGGAGGCGCAAGCCACTGGGGCTGGCCGCAGAATTCCCTGCTGACGGTAAACCCCGCAGACCGCAGCTACCACTGGAACCACGAGTACTATCTGCTCAAGCACGCCAGCCACTTCGTAAAGCCGGGCGCACGCAGGCTCGATCTCGACGGCACCATGAACGACGCACTGGCGTATGCAAACCCCGACGGCAGCGTGATCGTTCTGCTGAGGAACGCAAGCGCCCAGGAACGGCCTGTAGACCTGGTGATCCGCGGAGAGCGCATCGCCGGCATGATGCCGGCCGACTCTTTCAACTCCGTGCGGATCGCAGCAGCGCAGGGCTGACGGTAGCCCATCCCCGGATTGCGACCAAAGGGAGCAGAGGCCGAAGGCGATCCGCCTTGCGCGTAGCAACCGAAGGCGATCCGCCTTGCGCGTAGCAACCGAAGGCGATCCGCCTTGCGCGTAGCAACCGAAGGCGATTCGCCTTGCGCGAAGCAGTCTCTACAATCAGTCTTATATGGATGCAGGACTTCCCTCACGCACCGCGATCCGTGTCGCGCTGCGCCGCGCCGCCCACCAGTTGTACGATGCGCCGATCGTCTTCGAAGACCCGATCGCGGTGCCTCTGCTCGGCGCGGAGTTTCGCGAAGAGCTGGAGCGCACACGCTTCAAGAGGAACAAGCCCTCTTCGCTCGGCATGCGCGCCTTTCTCGTGGCCCGCAGCCGCTTCGCGGAAGACCATCTCGCCACCGCAGTCGCGAACGGCGTTCGCCAGTATGTGCTGCTCGGCGCCGGGCTCGACACCTTTGCCTATCGCAATCCCTTCGCAGGGCTGCGCGTCTTCGAAGTCGATCACCCTTCCACGCAGGCATGGAAGCGCGGCCTGCTTTCCCGCAACAGCATCGCCATCCCCGGCTCACTGCGCTATGTATCCGTAGACTTTGAGCAACAATCGCTCGAGCAGGAGCTCACGGCGGCAGGCTTTGACTCCGAAGCGCCCACATTTTT
This genomic interval carries:
- a CDS encoding metal/formaldehyde-sensitive transcriptional repressor, with amino-acid sequence MTQADKEKQKLIARIRRIRGQVDAIERSLSSGDDCADVLMLLANIRGGINSLMAEVLEDHIRHHMKAPDKEGTLPVDLAEDLIDLVRAYLK
- a CDS encoding carbohydrate porin; translated protein: MRSALAYICLLTALASPVAQAQSMLPDAPAAQAASHAMLVQARFPLPPGLSFDLAPGADAARQQPEPEPQPSTTFFPHPDDTRYYLAGQANIIFQAHPSFHSPYQGTNSFHGAGEYKTSLLGTLYGGYQPHRNIRYNTDFIVDMESAGGRGMSEALGLAGFTNLDVVRNPNLGTSPYLARGVIKQTFGLTDETIDAERSYFSLPTKVPVRRFVAMIGKMSLPDVFDLNSIGSDSHLQFMNWTVDNNGAWDYAADTRGYTVGGVLEYDDRDWSMRYGIFAMPTVANGIDLDWAFSRARGQNWEFELRRSLIHGRKGTERILAYVNNAHMGDYREAVNAYLTGHDATPNVDAHAHFSAVKYGFTWNNEQEITDHLRLFSRFGWNEGQHESYAYTEVDQTVEVGGDYAGSAWGRAADKAGLTFVSNAIKKDHQNYLAYGGLGFILGDGRLNYGRENIEESYYNLHTWKGLYFALDLQHINNPGYNRDRGPVWVPSVRAHVDF
- a CDS encoding class I SAM-dependent methyltransferase is translated as MDAGLPSRTAIRVALRRAAHQLYDAPIVFEDPIAVPLLGAEFREELERTRFKRNKPSSLGMRAFLVARSRFAEDHLATAVANGVRQYVLLGAGLDTFAYRNPFAGLRVFEVDHPSTQAWKRGLLSRNSIAIPGSLRYVSVDFEQQSLEQELTAAGFDSEAPTFFAWLGVVPYLTLEAFQRTLAYLGARPAGSGLVMDYGLRTEALPPLEQLERASLSARVALAGEPFQLFFLPEELKQELHAFAQLEDVGSSELNARYFADRQDELRMRGESGRILCAWRR
- a CDS encoding glycoside hydrolase family 30 protein; translated protein: MAAAVAARNGHAQTLPAAVGKVTWISTTENAPWQTRALREPGWRWDTLDLLVSDSPAGPVMQGFGGCFNELGWTSLALISDADRETVLTELFAPDKGASLNLCRMPVGANDFSRGWYAYDETPGDFSLEHFSLANDHETLVPFIRAAKQQNPHLRLWASPWSPPTWMKKNGHYAEAMPFPGWPANNIRPDQVGHEGEDMFLQEERYFDAYARYFGKFIDGYRALGIDIETVMPQNEFNSAQAFPSCTWTPEGLARFLRHLGPEMQKRGVSVFFGTLERGNPELLNRTLADPEAARWVRGVGIQWAGKDAIAAIHRTHPELTLYQSEQECGDGKNDWSYATYCWDLMRHYLADGATGYMYWNISLLPGGASHWGWPQNSLLTVNPADRSYHWNHEYYLLKHASHFVKPGARRLDLDGTMNDALAYANPDGSVIVLLRNASAQERPVDLVIRGERIAGMMPADSFNSVRIAAAQG
- a CDS encoding quinone oxidoreductase family protein, whose amino-acid sequence is MNAAVVTSFAAPPRYTSFPDPVPQPGESLVTITAAGLHPIVKALASGTHYGSTGELPFVPGIDGAGRLEDGTRVYFGVARSPYGTFAERGLAGGPILLPIPDGVDDVTAAGIANPGMSSWAALKARAGFSAGESVLVLGATGVAGQMSVQIAKRLGARRVVAAGRNPAALEKLKSLGADAVISLEQPQEALVAAFREEYAGAGIDVVLDYLWGQPAEALLAAIAQKGLRSASGRLRYVQIGSSAGGSITLPAATLRSSKLELLGSGFGSASLEELVTSIRDFFATAAVQPYSFEVKAVPLSEVEALWNAKEQATRLVFVP
- the rpiA gene encoding ribose 5-phosphate isomerase A, with the protein product MSSSSPQDSARTAVPHDPAEAAKRKAAAYAAAQVQDGMAVGLGSGTTSKLVIDEVGRRVKEGLRIKAIATSIQSHHQAVALGIPITNFAETPRLDLAVDGADEVQRGSLSLIKGHGGALLREKLVEIIADRLLIAVDPRKIVDVLGSVFQVPVEVVPFGWESTAKRLRDLGFAPELRVHEDGKPYITDGQHYILHCDLPGSGLSPEDAAEAFNRTVGVVEHGLFLGMTSQVVIGSAEGIEILDPAR
- a CDS encoding bifunctional uridylyltransferase/uridylyl-removing protein GlnD; translation: MTSDLPLLQHLRNLYQQESEELRLTYLRTGDGSAAIRRRAAIVDNIVRQLWQSFAGPAGRPNVALVATGGFGRKELFPYSDVDVLYVCANDNIERDSHELLRSVTQAMWDCGLRASPATRTIKECDRVDPDNLEFTVSLLDRRFLAGDMALYRKLENDLLPALGLRDHDTIVQNLAEIARSRHAKYGNTIFHLEPNIKECPGGLRDYHLAQWLTLLTALKSQKAWPKSESNAFYAPHSERESAYDFLASARCFLHYRNRRDDNILDWHAQDEAAAQSIGLETRGSADPAYWMRTYYRHARTIYRRAVLLLDDLPPARRSFYKQFRRKRTPIAGTDFYLEQGRLELSEGAADIDGDSILRIFGLMANHGYKLSQNVEDRITDSLPVLAVHMPEGPFLWNCLREVLLGPYAAHALRTMHALGILELLIPEFHGIDSLVIRDSYHRYTVDEHTFLVIDNVHALRQPHHEWEKRYATLLPEIDRFDLFLLALLMHDIGKGRRTGNHALQSVELSENLFARLEFDMEERETVRRIIRNHLAMSQALRRDIFAPETVRAFADKIGTQQQLKMLTLMTYADIKAVAPDALTPWKAENLWQLYMGTSNFLDRSVDEVRYHVDTDPTTLNRILALAPERAAELRRFLEGFPQRYLQTRLPEVVRGHFTMALALPEEPVQLHFRTVRQLGEISLVTQDRPMLFADVAGVLASWGMNIVKADAFSNAAGVIVDTFQFTDPFQTLSLNPSEIDRFLQSIRDVVSRKVPIDKLLGARRHAGRRAQAKVAIDARIEFDNDSSSHSTLLQVVAQDTSGLLREIAKSFARCGCNIEVALIDTEGEMAIDVFYLTASGNKLNDETQRLLTISLKQALSEMK